The window TGAACTCCGGTTCGGTGAGCAGGTTGTACGACGTGAAGCTCAGGTAGATGCCCCGCACGGTCGGCCAGGCGAGGAACACCACGAAGCCGATCGCGGCCGGCGCGATGAAGACGAGCGCGAGCCACAGGTCGTTCCGGGGACGGCGGCGGCGGGGGACGGTGGTGCTGGCGAGCGGGAGGTCGGCTGCCCGACTTCTCCGTCTCGTGCTGGCGGTCGTCAAGGGTGACGACACAGGGCTCTCGGTGGCCATCGCGACTCCTTCGTCTGCGGTGGACTGACGTGCAGCAGTCCGTGAGCCGGGAATCTACACGTGGGGACACAGGGTGGCAAGGGGCTTTTCCGCTGTTGGATCCAGGGGTTGTCACGTGTAGACGATCGTGTCAGGATGGCGGTCGATCGCATCGGCGCGACCTGCCCGGCGACGCATCCCTCACCCCTGGAAAGGTCACTGATGATCTCTGTCGGAATGGTCGGCGCGGGCCAGTTCGCGCCCCAGTTCGCCAAGCTGTTCAAGCTCCACCCGGACGTCGACCGCGTCTTCGTGACCGACCTCGTCGACGACCGCGCGTCGGAACTCGTCGAGTCGCAGCACCTCGACGGCACGTTCGCCGACTTCGACGCCGTGCTCGCCTCGGACGTCGACGCGGTCGCGATCTTCACCCAGCGCTGGACGCACGGGCCGCTGGTCGTCAAGGCACTCCGCGCCGGCAAGCACGTGTACTCGGCGGTGCCGATGGCGATCTCGGTCGACGAGATCCGCGACATCATCGAGGCCGTCCGCGAGACCGGGCTCACCTACATGATGGGCGAGACGAGCTACTACAACCCCGCGACGGTGTTCGCCCGCAAGCAGGTCGCCGACGGCGCCTTCGGCCGGGTCTTCTACTCCGAGGGCGACTACGTGCACGACATGGACCTCGGTTTCTACGCCGCGTACCAGTTCAGCGGTGGCGAGGACTGGAAGCACACCGCCAGCTACCCGCCCATGCTCTACCCGACCCACTCGGTCGGCGGCGTCCTCGGCGCCATCCCCGGACACGCGGTCAGCGTCAGCTGCATCGGCGTCAAGGACGACCGCGGCGACGGCGTCTTCGACAAGGACGTCAGCCAGTTCGACAACGACTTCTCGAACGCCACCGCCCTGTTCGAACTCGACAACGGCGGCGTCATGCGCATCAACGAGATGCGCCGCGTCGGCTACCCGTCGCACATCCGCGAGTCGCGCTTCCGCTACTTCGGCACCGAGGCGAGCTTCGAGCAGCTCGCCAAGGTCAGCGTCTGGCAGGACAAGGAGGACTCGCACGACATCAGCGACAAGATCAACACGCAGGCGACGATGGACCTCGACGACCCGCGTCTCGCCGGCGTCGACCCCGCGCTGCGCGACGCGTTCGTCTCCGGGTACGCCGAGGTGCACGACACCGACCGCCTGCCCGCCGAGTACGCCGGCGTACCGACCGGCCACGAAGGCTCGCACCAGTTCCTGGCCGACGACTTCGTCCGCGCCGTCGTCGACCGGACCCTGCCGCCCGTGAACGCCTGGACCGCCGCACGCTTCACGCTGCCCGGCATCATCGCCCACCAGTCGGCCCTGCAGGGCGGTGTCCGCCTCGAGGTGCCGGACTTCGGCGACGCCCCGGACACCGTCGAGGCGGTGCCCTCGTCTAGGATCGCCAGCGAGTAGCACGTGGTGTTCGGGTGCCGGTCCGCACGGACCGGCACCCGAACGCGACTCCCGAGCCGACGAAGGTGGCACCCGTGACCGTCCCGACGACCCCGAGGGCGGTCACCCGCGCCGACGTCGCCCGGTACGCCGGCGTGAGCACCTCCGTCGTCAGCTACGTCGTGCACGACGGCCCCCGGCCCGTCGCGGCCGCCACCGCCGCCCGCGTCCGCGACGCCATCCGCGTCCTCGGCTACCGCCCGAACGCCAGCGCCCAGGCCCTGCGCACCGGGTCGTCGAAGATGCTCGGCCTCATCGTCCCCGAGCTCGACAACCCGTTCTGGTCGGAGCTCGCCGTCGAGGTCACCCACGCCGCAGCCGCCCGCGGCTACGACGTCCTGCTCGCCAACAGCGACGGTGACGCCACCCAGGAGCGCGAGCGGCTCCGCAGCCTGTCCGCCCGGCAGGTCGACGGCATCATCCTGACGAGCATCATGACGCACCCGGACCTGTCCAACGTCTCCGACCCGGGCATCCCGCTGGTCCTGCTCAACACCTTCTTCGAGGTCCCCGACTACGCCAGCATCGGCGTCGACGCCCTGCGCGGCGCGTACGACGGCACCCGGCACCTGGTCGAGCACGGGTACGAGTCGATCGGCCTGGTGATGGGGCACGCCGGGTCGATGGAACTCCGTGAACAGGGGTGGATGCGCGCCCTGCGCGACGCCGGGCTGCCCGACGGCCCGATCGTCCGGTGCGACTTCACCCGACGGGGCGGCTACGAGGCCGGACTCCGGATGTTCACGAACGGCACCGGACCCCGCGCCGTCTTCGTCAGCTCGGACATGCAGGCAGTCGGCGTCCTGCGGGCACTGTGGGAGCTCGGGCTGCGCGCACCGGAGGACGTCGCGATCGTGTCGTTCGACGGCGGTGCCGAAGCGGACTACACGAACCCGCAGCTCACGACGGTCCGGCAGCCGATCGAGACGATGGCGACCGCCGCGGTCGACCGCGTGCTCGGGCTCGACGCGGACAACCAGTGGCACCGCGACCTGGTGCCCGCCGAGTTGGTCCTGGGCGCGAGTTGCGGGTGCGACGTGCGTCGCTGACGCGCCCACCAGCCGGACGGGAGGCGCGGGGCGGGGCCGCCACGGGCCTCCCGTCCGTCAGTTGGCCGGGTCCATGACGGCGGTGAGCCGCTGGGTCGGCACACGCTGCTGGGACTCCTGCGTCACCGCGACCGCTTCGACCATCTCACCCGACTCGGTGTCGACGAACCGCAGATCCGACGTCCGCTCGGACGGCCGGTACCGGTCAGCCCAGCCGCCGAGTGCCAGGAGCACCAGCGAGAGGTCGCGGCCGGCGTCGGTGAGGACGTACTCCTCGCGTGCCCGGGCACCCTCCGGCTTGTAGGTCGTGCGCTCGAGCACTCCCCCGTCCACGAGGGAGGCGAGTCGCGCCGTGAGGACCTCGCGCGGGACGCCGAGGCTCTGCTGGAACTGGCTGAAGCGCGTCGAGCCGGCGAGCGCGTCGCGCACGATCATCAGCGTCCACTTCTCGCCGAGGACGTCGAGGGACCGTGCGATGGGGCAGCGCTCGTCGCCGCCGAGGATGCCGAGCATGCGTTCATCCTAGCTGGGTTCGATTTCCGGACACAACGTGCTAGGTTCGGTTTCCGTACTCAACTTCTTCGTCTGGAGCACCACATGACCGACCTCACCAACGCGATCGTCCTCGTCACCGGAGCGAACGGCGGCCTCGGCGCCGAGTTCGTCCAGCAGGCCCTGGAGCGCGGCGCCGCCAAGGTCTACGCGACCGCCCGCACCCCGCGCACCTGGGACGACGAGCGCATCGTGCCGCTCGCCCTCGACGTCACCAGCCAGGAGAGCGTCGACGCCGCAGCCCGCGCCGCAGCCGACACCACGATCGTCGTGAACAACGCCGGCATCGCCGGCGCCGACCCGCTCGTCGACACCTCCGTCGAGGAGGTCGAGCGCATCTTCGCCACGAACGTCTTCGGCGCGCTCCGTGTCGCCAAGGCCTTCGCCCCCTCGATCGGCGGCGGCGCCCTCATCGACGTGCACTCGGCCCTGAGCTGGGTCGCCCTCGCCGGTGCGTACTCGGCGTCGAAGGCGGCGTTCTGGTCCATCACGAACTCGCTCCGCCTCGAGCTGGCACCCCAGGGCACCCAGGTCGTCGGCGCGCACCTCGGCTACACGGACACCGGCATGACCGCGGGGCTCGACGTCGAGAAGGCCGACCCGGCCGACATCGTCCGGCTCATCTGGGACGCCGTCGAGGCCGGTGAGCACGAGGTGCTGGCCGACCAGGTCAGCCGTGACGTCCGCGCCGGTCTCAGTGCGCCGCTGACGGCGCTATACCCGGCGCTCGCGACCGCCTGACACTCGTGGACGACCCAGCAGCCCCCGCCGCTACCATGACCGCATGGGGACGGCGGGGGCAGTGTCGGATCGGCGCACGGGGTGGACGTCCGCGGGGTGGGCGGCCCTGTTCTGGGTGACGACAGCGCTCGGGACGGTCGCGGGCTTCGCCACGTGGTTCTGGCTGTACCTGGCGTCCGACGTCGACAACCGACGTTCAGCTGACGACTTCTCGCACCCGAACGAGGGCGCGCTGTCCCTCGGCCTCCCGGTGGTGGTGGTCGCGCACGTCATCGGTTTCGGGTTGCTGCTGCTGACCGCCCGGAGGGCACGCCGCGGCCGCCGATCGGCGTGGTGGTTCGCCGCGGTCGCGCTGGTCACGAGCTCCCTGGTCGGGATGGCGGCGCTGATGCCGCTCACCGACGGCCAGCTCCTGATGCCGTACCCGCTGCCGTTCGTGCCGTGAGCGGGACCGGTCAACCGCCGGCGCCGCGGCCGGTGATGCGGCGGTTCGTGGCCGTGATGACGGCGCGTTCCCGGTCCGACAAGCCGCCGGCGAGCAGGATCCGGGCCAGCACCTCGCTCTTGCGCTCGATGTAGTCGTCAATGTCCTGGGCCTCGGCAGCGGCTCGGCGCTTCACCGCGGCGTACTCGTCCCGGAGCTCCGGATCGGCGCGCAGGACATCGCGGACGGCCAGGTGGTTGCGGAGCGCGAGCGACCCGGCCACGACGACGTAGGTGTTGGTCGGGGCGAAGTGCTCCGGTGTCCGGAAGGCCTGCCGGTCGGGAACACCGAGGACTCCGCGTGGCTCGAACCCGATCGTGGTCAGCGCTGCGACCGCCGCCGCAACGTCGCCGGCATCGACCACGATGTCGACGTCGATGACGGGCTTCGCCGCGAGCCCGGGTACCGAGGTGCTGCCGACGTGCTCGATGCTCCGGTATCGAGCGCCGGCGGCGTCGAGCGCTGCGGCGTAGGCGTCCCGCAACACCGCGAACCGCTCGGGCCAGGACGGCTGGTACTCGACGACCTCGATCACCGGGTCCGCCGCGTGGCCGGCGGGGGTGCGAGGAGCTGGAACATGACGTGGTCGCGCCAGGCCCCGTCGATCTTGATGTACTCCGGCGCGAACCCGTAGCGGGTGAACCCGGCGGACTCGAGGGCACGCTGCGACCCGACGTTCTCCGGAAGGGTCTCCGCCTGCACCCGGTGGAGTCGGAGCACGTCGAACGCGTGGCCGGCGGCAGCGGCGACGGCACGGGAGGCGTGGCCCTGGCGGAGTCGGTCGGCGCGGATCCAGTAGCCCATCGCGCACGACTGCAGGGCGCCGCGGGTGATGCCGCTCAGCGTGATGCGCCCGAGGAGCTCACCGTCCGTCGATTCGATCACGAACGGGACCGCGGTGCCCGCGCGCTCCGCAGCGAGCGACTGCACGATGACGTCGTGCTGGCCCTGTTCGGTGAAGTACGCCGGTGCCCGGGTCGGCTCCCACGGTCGCAGGTGCTCGGCGCTCGCGGTGATGACGGCGGCGAGCGTCGCCGCGTCGTCGACGCGGAGCAGGCGCAACCGGGTGTCCATGGCGGAGGGTGTGGGATTCGAACCCAACCCGTTACTCAACACTGACGTGACCGCCTTCGCGCCCTGCTTGTTTTCGGTACTGTTCGGTCACGCCAAGCCACTTTGATCCCCCCGGGTACCGCATAGTCGTGGGCAAAACGTGGGCAGGCCAGGCACAGTGAGCGGATGAGCGACATCGAGTCCATTATCCGCCGCGTGGTGCGCGAAGAGCTCGAGCGCAACCGTGGCGAGGCTGCGGAGCAGGCGACGGGCAAGCGGGCCTACACCGTACAGAGCATGTCCGAGGCTTACGAAGTGAGCGTCTCCTACATCAGGAACGACATCGCCGCTGGGAGACTGCGACCGCAGTACCTGAGACGCAAGCCACTGATCGGCGTCGCAGAGGCCGAGCGCTGGTTCGAGGCGCTCGCGAGCGAGAGACCCAACGTCTAGCTGGAGCGCCATCAGACGATCTTGCCCCGCAGGGTCGCGAGGCTGGGTGCACCGCTTGGGGCTGACTGACTCCTACTCTTCGGAACAACATCCAACGAGGGCGTCACTCAACCGCTACAGGGACCGCTCGTCGCGCTCTAATGGGCTCGCGCTGAGCAACGAGTAGGTCCGCCGCCCACCCACGCTCGAGCTTGAGTTCGAGCGGGTCACCCGCTTGAACGACGCAAGTATTGGTTGGGACGACGCCGACCAGGTTGCAATGTCGCGAAGCAGATCATCGTCAGTCACGGCAGCCTCGAATGACTCAGCGCCCCGAGGGGCAAACCACATTCTCCCCACAGACCGCCTCTGACCGTCCACTACCCCTTGAAGTGTGACCGTCTCCACTTCCTCGGTACGCGCATCGAGTTCCTCGATCAAGCGACCCGCTGACGGAGCGTCCAACTGCAGCGTGACGACGTCTGCTGCAGGTTTCGTCAGGGCACCGCTGACGCTCCACCCTGCACGCGTTACTGCCTTGGCAGCACGTCTGAGCCCGGCGTGAGCTTCGATCGGAATCCGACTGGCCCAGTCACCCAGTTCAGCCGCACTACTCGACGATCCCGCAGTGGCCAAAAGGCCCGCAACAGCCGTGAGAGAAGATGAGTCAACAGCAGCCGTCTCCGCTGACCGCACATCGGTCTCCGGCGCAGTCCGAAGAACTACCCTCACCGAGCCTGGCGCGGGTGCGTAGATCTGCAGCGTGGACGCCATCCTCGCCCGCCCAAGCGCGGCCTTGGTGACTTCCTTGACAGCCTCAGCGATGCCTCTGACGAGTTCTGCGAACTGCAGTGCGTTCGTGGCATGCCCGTCAACCCCTTCACCCTCAAGGTGAAGGTCGAGAGCCGTCGACATCGACGCTTCTTGAAGCTCGCGAAGTACGGAGGCGAGTTTCGGGTCTTGGCCAGCCGACAGTTCGAGCGATCGCCTTGCCACTCGGCCGGCGAACGAGTCAGGGTTGGGGAGCACTGCCCACGCAGCACGGAGCGAATCCTCGAGACTCGGCACGGATGCACCCCCGTCGGTCAAACTCATGCGATCACCTCCAGGAAGCCCTTCTCTGTATTCTGCACCTGGGCACCGTCAGGACCCTTGACCTGGCCCCAAAACTGCCGCCAGTACAGGGTGGTGTCCGGGTCGCTGCGCAGCCCCACGAAGCCGTCTACCTTGCCGCCCATCGGCTGCACGCGGACGCCCGCTGCGTTCTTGTCAGTCTGCAGACTCTCGAATATGGCCTGCTGCGAAGGGTCAAGGGCATCCAGGTCGCTCTGACGAACGAAGAAGGCCACGTCGATGTCAGTCGGTGCTGCCCAGCTCTTGTGCGTGACGAATCCTCCATCGACCCAGCATCGTGCACCGGGAAACAACGAACGGACGGAGTCCATCCAGACGCTGAACGCGTCGAAGATGACCTGTCGCTCCGACGAAAACGGTGCTCCGAGGACGAAAACCTGTTGGATCTCGTCCATCGAACATGGGTGCTTCCCTGGGGGAAGCAGGCCGTACGGGCCTGAAGTGCTTGGGATTGGCATACCCCTCCTGTATCCAGGAGTGAACTTACCTCATCGCGCGAGCGGTAGCGCGGTGCTCTCGACGTAGCGATGTCGGGGGCCGTCCGCAGTATCGGAGCATGCTCGAGCACAAGTGGGCTCCCCCGGAGCATCCCGACGTCACCCTTCACCAGCCCGTGATGCTGGACGCCGACGCCGCGGGCGAGCTGCGGACCCTCGATCCTGTCGCGCCGGTCTGGGCTGACATCGAGTTCGTGAGCATTGGGCTGTGCTGCACCTCAAGTGCTTCGCCGCTGCTGAGTCGGAGTCCGCGGTGCTCGTTCAGACGGCGTGGCAGGGGCGGCTGCAGCAGGTGCTCGTTGCTCGCGAGATGGTCACG of the Curtobacterium sp. TC1 genome contains:
- a CDS encoding Gfo/Idh/MocA family protein yields the protein MISVGMVGAGQFAPQFAKLFKLHPDVDRVFVTDLVDDRASELVESQHLDGTFADFDAVLASDVDAVAIFTQRWTHGPLVVKALRAGKHVYSAVPMAISVDEIRDIIEAVRETGLTYMMGETSYYNPATVFARKQVADGAFGRVFYSEGDYVHDMDLGFYAAYQFSGGEDWKHTASYPPMLYPTHSVGGVLGAIPGHAVSVSCIGVKDDRGDGVFDKDVSQFDNDFSNATALFELDNGGVMRINEMRRVGYPSHIRESRFRYFGTEASFEQLAKVSVWQDKEDSHDISDKINTQATMDLDDPRLAGVDPALRDAFVSGYAEVHDTDRLPAEYAGVPTGHEGSHQFLADDFVRAVVDRTLPPVNAWTAARFTLPGIIAHQSALQGGVRLEVPDFGDAPDTVEAVPSSRIASE
- a CDS encoding LacI family DNA-binding transcriptional regulator; this encodes MTVPTTPRAVTRADVARYAGVSTSVVSYVVHDGPRPVAAATAARVRDAIRVLGYRPNASAQALRTGSSKMLGLIVPELDNPFWSELAVEVTHAAAARGYDVLLANSDGDATQERERLRSLSARQVDGIILTSIMTHPDLSNVSDPGIPLVLLNTFFEVPDYASIGVDALRGAYDGTRHLVEHGYESIGLVMGHAGSMELREQGWMRALRDAGLPDGPIVRCDFTRRGGYEAGLRMFTNGTGPRAVFVSSDMQAVGVLRALWELGLRAPEDVAIVSFDGGAEADYTNPQLTTVRQPIETMATAAVDRVLGLDADNQWHRDLVPAELVLGASCGCDVRR
- a CDS encoding winged helix-turn-helix transcriptional regulator, with product MLGILGGDERCPIARSLDVLGEKWTLMIVRDALAGSTRFSQFQQSLGVPREVLTARLASLVDGGVLERTTYKPEGARAREEYVLTDAGRDLSLVLLALGGWADRYRPSERTSDLRFVDTESGEMVEAVAVTQESQQRVPTQRLTAVMDPAN
- a CDS encoding SDR family oxidoreductase, with amino-acid sequence MTDLTNAIVLVTGANGGLGAEFVQQALERGAAKVYATARTPRTWDDERIVPLALDVTSQESVDAAARAAADTTIVVNNAGIAGADPLVDTSVEEVERIFATNVFGALRVAKAFAPSIGGGALIDVHSALSWVALAGAYSASKAAFWSITNSLRLELAPQGTQVVGAHLGYTDTGMTAGLDVEKADPADIVRLIWDAVEAGEHEVLADQVSRDVRAGLSAPLTALYPALATA
- a CDS encoding GrpB family protein, which gives rise to MIEVVEYQPSWPERFAVLRDAYAAALDAAGARYRSIEHVGSTSVPGLAAKPVIDVDIVVDAGDVAAAVAALTTIGFEPRGVLGVPDRQAFRTPEHFAPTNTYVVVAGSLALRNHLAVRDVLRADPELRDEYAAVKRRAAAEAQDIDDYIERKSEVLARILLAGGLSDRERAVITATNRRITGRGAGG
- a CDS encoding GNAT family N-acetyltransferase, with translation MDTRLRLLRVDDAATLAAVITASAEHLRPWEPTRAPAYFTEQGQHDVIVQSLAAERAGTAVPFVIESTDGELLGRITLSGITRGALQSCAMGYWIRADRLRQGHASRAVAAAAGHAFDVLRLHRVQAETLPENVGSQRALESAGFTRYGFAPEYIKIDGAWRDHVMFQLLAPPPATRRTR
- a CDS encoding DUF6932 family protein, with translation MPIPSTSGPYGLLPPGKHPCSMDEIQQVFVLGAPFSSERQVIFDAFSVWMDSVRSLFPGARCWVDGGFVTHKSWAAPTDIDVAFFVRQSDLDALDPSQQAIFESLQTDKNAAGVRVQPMGGKVDGFVGLRSDPDTTLYWRQFWGQVKGPDGAQVQNTEKGFLEVIA